In the genome of Myxococcus stipitatus, one region contains:
- a CDS encoding DedA family protein — protein MVEYIDQLIGALGPLGLLVLGVAAALEYVVPPFPGDTITLLGGVYAVRGTQPWALVFLVVVAGSVLGAFINYQVGHWLAQRFDANPERSYFGITHARLQEVQSRMRRTGPWLLVINRFLPGIRGLIFVAAGAARMPRLNALGLGAVSAMAHTGLVLALGAAVGGNLEKLTALISRYQYAVVGLVVVGVVAVLVRMFARRRAPAPGP, from the coding sequence ATGGTGGAATACATCGACCAGCTCATCGGAGCGCTCGGGCCGCTGGGGTTGCTGGTGTTGGGTGTCGCGGCGGCCTTGGAGTACGTCGTCCCACCTTTCCCCGGAGACACCATCACGCTGCTCGGGGGCGTGTACGCGGTGCGAGGCACCCAGCCCTGGGCGCTCGTCTTCCTCGTCGTCGTCGCGGGGAGTGTGCTCGGTGCCTTCATCAACTACCAGGTGGGTCACTGGCTGGCGCAGCGCTTCGACGCCAACCCCGAGCGCAGCTACTTCGGCATCACCCACGCGCGCCTCCAGGAGGTGCAGTCCCGGATGCGCCGCACCGGTCCGTGGCTCCTCGTCATCAACCGCTTCCTGCCCGGCATCCGAGGCCTCATCTTCGTCGCCGCGGGCGCCGCGCGCATGCCTCGGCTGAATGCGCTGGGCCTGGGCGCGGTGTCCGCCATGGCACACACGGGGCTGGTGCTCGCGCTGGGGGCCGCGGTGGGCGGCAACCTCGAGAAGCTGACCGCCCTCATCAGTCGCTACCAGTACGCCGTCGTGGGCCTCGTGGTGGTGGGCGTGGTGGCGGTGTTGGTGCGCATGTTCGCTCGACGACGTGCGCCCGCCCCAGGGCCCTGA
- a CDS encoding radical SAM protein encodes MNLKQLSLPELEEALAPFSPSPTAVRKVFAAVFAHGKGSVEEVANSPQVPRRVADHLKAHGEMPSLQIVERRRADDGFVKYLFDSPLGGRVEAVRIPIFDEKYVVCVSSQVGCALACDFCMTGKLGFKRNLQTWEILDQVLQVRAEADRPVRGVVFMGMGEPLLNYKETVRAAGILSNPAGFSIAGTAITFSTAGHVPAIRRYTREGLPYRLAFSVTSAIAEKRAQVLPIEKTHPLPELIEAIREYSQVRRERAMIAYVAIRGFNLEREDAEALKTAFEGIPIKVDLIDVTDPTGKYQPPTAEELSAFRDYLQILKAPVARRYSGGKEIGAACGTLAATQYGGTVMPSPSSQTS; translated from the coding sequence GTGAACCTGAAGCAACTGTCGCTGCCTGAATTGGAGGAGGCGCTCGCGCCTTTCTCCCCGTCGCCCACCGCGGTGCGCAAGGTGTTCGCCGCCGTCTTCGCCCATGGGAAGGGTTCCGTGGAGGAGGTGGCGAACTCCCCGCAGGTGCCGCGTCGCGTCGCGGACCACTTGAAGGCGCACGGCGAGATGCCGAGCCTTCAAATCGTGGAGCGGCGCCGGGCGGACGACGGCTTCGTGAAGTACCTCTTCGACTCGCCGCTGGGTGGGCGGGTGGAGGCGGTGCGCATCCCCATCTTCGATGAGAAGTACGTCGTCTGTGTGTCCAGCCAGGTGGGCTGCGCGCTGGCGTGCGACTTCTGCATGACGGGGAAGTTGGGTTTCAAACGCAACCTGCAGACCTGGGAGATTCTGGACCAGGTGCTTCAGGTTCGGGCGGAAGCGGACCGGCCGGTGCGGGGCGTGGTGTTCATGGGGATGGGCGAGCCGCTGCTCAACTACAAGGAGACGGTGAGGGCGGCGGGCATCCTGTCGAATCCGGCGGGCTTCTCGATTGCGGGCACGGCGATAACGTTCTCGACGGCGGGGCATGTGCCGGCGATCCGCCGCTACACGCGCGAGGGGCTTCCGTACCGGCTGGCGTTCTCGGTGACGAGCGCCATCGCGGAGAAGCGGGCGCAGGTGCTGCCCATCGAGAAGACGCATCCGCTGCCGGAGTTGATTGAGGCGATTCGCGAGTACAGCCAGGTGCGTCGCGAGCGGGCGATGATTGCCTATGTGGCGATTCGCGGGTTCAACCTGGAGCGGGAGGACGCGGAGGCGCTGAAGACGGCCTTCGAGGGGATTCCCATCAAGGTCGACCTCATCGACGTGACGGACCCGACGGGGAAGTACCAGCCTCCGACGGCGGAGGAGCTGAGCGCGTTCCGGGACTACTTGCAGATTCTGAAGGCGCCGGTGGCTCGGCGGTATTCAGGGGGCAAGGAGATTGGGGCGGCGTGCGGGACGCTGGCGGCGACGCAGTACGGCGGCACGGTGATGCCGTCGCCTTCATCTCAGACTTCGTGA
- a CDS encoding RNA polymerase sigma factor: protein MSDEVATEDDRLLLARAQDGDMSAFEALVEAHQDKVYGLALRMTRSEADAAEITQDTFLSAYQHLKDFRGDAAFGSWVHRIAANHALMRLRHRRVAQAAEAELQGPEFTARGTLADYPLQDWSRDAEEKALDAELGHAIRQAADRLPEGYREVFLLKDVDGLSYEQIAEVTGDSIPAIKSRLHRARLALREAIDAFYNRDSRGL from the coding sequence ATGTCCGACGAGGTCGCCACGGAAGATGATCGCCTGCTCCTCGCCCGCGCGCAGGACGGGGACATGTCCGCCTTCGAGGCGCTGGTGGAAGCGCACCAGGACAAGGTGTACGGTCTTGCCCTGCGCATGACGCGCTCGGAGGCGGACGCCGCCGAAATCACCCAGGACACCTTCCTGTCGGCCTATCAACATCTCAAGGATTTCCGCGGGGATGCGGCCTTCGGCTCCTGGGTGCACCGGATTGCCGCCAACCATGCGCTCATGCGCCTGCGCCACCGCCGGGTGGCCCAGGCCGCGGAGGCGGAGCTCCAGGGGCCTGAATTCACGGCCCGGGGCACGCTGGCGGATTACCCTCTGCAGGACTGGAGCCGGGATGCGGAGGAGAAGGCGCTCGACGCGGAGCTGGGCCATGCCATCCGCCAGGCGGCGGACCGGCTGCCCGAGGGGTATCGTGAGGTCTTCCTCTTGAAAGACGTGGACGGCCTCAGTTACGAACAGATTGCAGAGGTGACGGGGGATTCCATTCCCGCCATCAAGAGTCGCTTGCACCGGGCTCGTCTCGCGCTCCGTGAAGCCATTGACGCCTTCTACAACCGGGACAGTCGAGGGCTGTGA
- a CDS encoding DUF6183 family protein: protein MVSSLLGAVTTQPGVKDALFQVDKLGEQGDHEALVALAAELEARHPATPAERRWRLHAVSDHLEEVLAQGRDFESALALLEVARQPRDARFQGLHSASRRAQDLASLLATFRPASTFIELLAHRRGPDDLTELFACGIHEYVLRGSSLASHPNVRDFWAQVVQRGHPLAELPLTRSSWESSLGLDLGVEDLSATVSSLSSRMSSDDDDDAPTLPNIQVAVRDEPVPPHFAAVIETRGDDGPPSQYEQRVLKLRPSLPKAPADSIQSVLVDLDLDLFKDADFVTCNRAVLEDVVSSLFGLAVFGARGWQGALGAAHGRLALWRTLAGLSGFDGPLDPKAFGARLEACGWYRFDAAERVRNASRRLGLVCLRPGGTSMALLAVRDEP from the coding sequence ATGGTGAGTTCGCTCCTGGGGGCCGTCACCACCCAGCCCGGTGTGAAGGACGCGCTCTTCCAGGTGGACAAGCTGGGGGAGCAGGGCGACCACGAGGCGCTGGTGGCGCTCGCGGCGGAGCTGGAGGCTCGCCACCCGGCGACGCCCGCTGAGCGCCGCTGGCGGCTCCATGCCGTGTCCGACCACCTGGAGGAAGTCCTCGCCCAGGGGCGGGACTTCGAGAGCGCCCTGGCCCTGCTGGAGGTCGCTCGTCAGCCTCGCGACGCCCGCTTCCAGGGACTGCACTCCGCCTCTCGCCGCGCCCAGGACCTCGCCTCGCTCCTGGCCACCTTCCGCCCCGCCTCCACCTTCATCGAGCTGCTGGCCCACCGCCGTGGACCCGATGACCTCACGGAGCTGTTCGCCTGCGGCATCCACGAGTACGTCCTGCGTGGCTCCTCGCTGGCGTCACACCCCAACGTCCGCGACTTCTGGGCCCAGGTCGTTCAACGCGGACACCCGCTGGCGGAGCTCCCGCTGACCCGCTCGTCCTGGGAGTCCTCCCTCGGCCTGGACCTGGGCGTCGAGGACCTCTCCGCCACCGTCTCCTCGCTCTCGTCGCGCATGTCCTCCGACGACGATGACGACGCACCGACCCTCCCCAACATCCAGGTCGCCGTGCGCGATGAGCCCGTCCCTCCTCACTTCGCCGCTGTCATCGAGACCCGCGGCGATGACGGTCCCCCCAGCCAATACGAGCAGCGTGTCCTCAAGCTGCGCCCTTCACTCCCCAAGGCTCCCGCGGACAGCATCCAGTCCGTCCTCGTCGACCTGGACCTGGACCTGTTCAAGGACGCCGACTTCGTCACCTGCAACCGCGCCGTGCTCGAAGACGTCGTGTCCTCGCTCTTTGGCCTGGCTGTCTTTGGCGCTCGCGGTTGGCAAGGTGCTCTCGGCGCCGCACACGGACGTCTGGCATTGTGGCGAACGCTGGCCGGACTCAGCGGCTTCGACGGCCCGCTCGACCCCAAGGCCTTCGGCGCCCGACTGGAGGCCTGCGGCTGGTACCGCTTCGACGCCGCCGAGCGGGTTCGCAACGCGTCCCGTCGCCTGGGGCTCGTGTGTCTGCGCCCCGGCGGCACGTCGATGGCCCTGCTGGCCGTGCGCGACGAGCCCTGA
- a CDS encoding DNA-3-methyladenine glycosylase has protein sequence MTPLPPSFYARPALVVARELLGTLLVVRDAQGVRRVGRIVETEAYIGEHDLACHAAKGLTARTEVMFGPAGRAYVYFIYGMHCCFNVVTDEPGVGAAVLIRAVEPVEGLEAEVRTDGPGRLCKALGLTLTHNRMELGTDALHLLAGEAVEEARVERGPRIGVDYAGEWALKPFRFWVGDSQHVSRRPTPRARKRP, from the coding sequence ATGACGCCCTTACCCCCCTCTTTCTATGCCCGGCCGGCCCTGGTGGTGGCGAGGGAGCTGCTCGGCACGCTCCTGGTGGTGCGGGACGCGCAAGGCGTGCGCCGGGTGGGCCGCATCGTCGAGACCGAGGCGTACATCGGAGAGCACGACCTGGCGTGCCACGCGGCCAAGGGGCTCACCGCGCGCACCGAGGTGATGTTCGGCCCGGCGGGGCGGGCGTACGTGTACTTCATCTACGGGATGCACTGCTGCTTCAACGTGGTGACGGACGAGCCCGGGGTGGGGGCGGCGGTGCTGATTCGGGCGGTGGAGCCGGTGGAGGGGCTGGAGGCGGAGGTGCGCACGGATGGGCCGGGGCGGCTGTGCAAGGCCCTGGGGCTGACCCTCACCCACAACCGGATGGAGCTGGGGACGGACGCGCTGCACCTGCTGGCGGGGGAGGCGGTGGAGGAGGCGCGGGTGGAGCGGGGGCCTCGGATTGGGGTGGACTACGCGGGGGAGTGGGCCCTGAAGCCCTTCCGGTTCTGGGTCGGGGACAGTCAACATGTCAGCAGGCGACCGACACCCAGGGCTCGCAAGCGTCCTTGA
- a CDS encoding 4-alpha-glucanotransferase — protein sequence MSTPGRLSGLLLPLFSLRAPTDFGIGDLGAMEGLFTWMKAARQRLLMLLPLLPTAPGDSSPYATRSAFGLNPLFIDLSALPEFIASGGEAALSAEEKQKLAEARAAPRVRYDLVFPLKDAALARAFDTFEARHWAPQSERARAFRHWREAQGDWLENYALFTAISEQEQRRAWWEWPEPLRTREPSALRAKAAELERRVRYHAWLQWVAEQQWDAVREKARAQGVLLCGDEPFIIGQDSADCWAYPTILRRDARLGVPPDDFSATGQDWGLPYFDFAAMEKDDYAWLKSRAKKAASYYDLRRVDHAVGYFRQWIRDEQTPTGRFIPPDEESHRRLGRKHFELLSEGAGIVAEDLGVIPPFVRNILAELKLPGYRVMRWERDGNDYRHPHHFPPVSLVTTGTHDTDTMAEWWEGARDDERHAAARAWPEMQGVPVTREFTPEVHRGMLAAALNSSSDLCVLPWQDVLGTRDRINLPGSMSDSNWAYRISQDAGALLSDSTTREAAEKLAWLTASARR from the coding sequence ATGTCCACCCCTGGCCGGCTGTCCGGTCTCCTGCTCCCGCTGTTCTCCCTCCGCGCCCCCACGGATTTCGGCATCGGCGACCTTGGCGCGATGGAGGGGCTGTTCACCTGGATGAAGGCCGCCCGCCAGCGCCTGCTGATGCTGCTGCCGCTCTTGCCCACGGCGCCGGGGGACTCGAGCCCCTATGCCACGCGCTCCGCGTTCGGCCTCAACCCGCTCTTCATCGACCTGAGCGCGCTGCCGGAGTTCATCGCCTCCGGAGGAGAGGCCGCGCTCTCCGCCGAGGAGAAGCAGAAGCTCGCCGAGGCCCGCGCCGCGCCGCGCGTGCGCTACGACCTGGTCTTCCCGCTCAAGGACGCGGCCCTCGCGCGCGCCTTCGACACGTTCGAGGCCCGGCACTGGGCCCCCCAGTCCGAGCGCGCCCGCGCCTTCCGCCACTGGAGAGAGGCGCAGGGAGACTGGCTGGAGAACTACGCGCTCTTCACCGCCATCAGCGAGCAGGAGCAGCGCCGCGCGTGGTGGGAGTGGCCGGAGCCGCTGCGCACCCGCGAGCCCTCCGCCTTGCGCGCGAAGGCCGCGGAGCTGGAGCGGCGCGTGCGCTACCACGCCTGGCTCCAGTGGGTGGCGGAGCAGCAATGGGACGCGGTGCGCGAGAAGGCCCGCGCCCAGGGCGTGCTCCTGTGCGGCGACGAGCCCTTCATCATCGGCCAGGACAGCGCGGACTGCTGGGCCTACCCCACCATCCTCCGTCGCGACGCGCGGCTGGGCGTGCCGCCGGACGACTTCTCCGCCACGGGCCAGGACTGGGGCCTGCCCTACTTCGACTTCGCCGCGATGGAGAAGGACGACTACGCGTGGCTCAAGTCGCGCGCGAAGAAGGCGGCCAGCTACTACGACCTGCGCCGCGTGGACCACGCGGTGGGCTACTTCCGCCAGTGGATTCGCGACGAGCAGACGCCCACCGGGCGCTTCATCCCCCCGGATGAGGAGAGCCACCGGAGGCTGGGCCGCAAGCACTTCGAGCTGCTCTCGGAGGGCGCCGGCATCGTCGCCGAGGACCTGGGCGTCATCCCGCCCTTCGTGCGGAACATCCTCGCGGAGCTCAAGCTGCCCGGCTACCGGGTGATGCGCTGGGAGCGCGACGGCAACGACTACCGCCACCCGCACCACTTCCCGCCCGTGTCGCTGGTGACGACGGGCACGCATGACACGGACACGATGGCCGAGTGGTGGGAGGGCGCCCGTGACGACGAGCGTCACGCCGCCGCGCGCGCGTGGCCGGAGATGCAGGGCGTGCCGGTGACGCGTGAGTTCACCCCCGAGGTCCACCGGGGCATGCTGGCCGCGGCGCTCAACTCGAGCAGCGACTTGTGCGTGCTGCCCTGGCAGGACGTGCTGGGGACCCGGGACCGCATCAACCTGCCGGGCTCCATGAGCGACTCGAACTGGGCCTATCGCATCAGCCAGGATGCGGGCGCGCTGCTGTCCGACTCGACGACGCGGGAGGCCGCCGAGAAGCTGGCCTGGCTCACCGCCTCCGCCCGGCGTTGA
- a CDS encoding ABC transporter substrate-binding protein, producing the protein MGAKRYLFTFGLLAGLLSALVLGGVLELSGQPLEASSWTVLVLATPALYLTGGYLAWFRWAALRRLARRRVMARLAEGDLTTSGGPTFEGHEDVRRLILSLRRALSQVQRVTANLHRTSNDVSEQALSLLEAARRQGGAVERTLQSVSDMGGSLQVVGKRVHQLEVFAVDTTGALLEMTERLGQVVGALSQVNDFANHTTSLMQAMSERLANIASSGDELARFASEAEDFVALVEGGIDSVRRRASETNQLALAVTATAERGEVLVADSVKGMYRVEETVRKAAELMGTLGSRSAEIGRIVDVIQEIADQTNLLALNAAIIAAQAGEHGRPFGVVANEIRNLAERTTRSTREIGAMVSGIRDAVLTAVTLVHEGREQATTGVALGDRASEALVEIRTITQRTFSAVEATVTETQRLEAQGATVVEASRRVARRVEDVTRMAIEQSGHARELVRQTMEMARVGHGASQKAEDQARTGRDLSEAVVRLSASIEELRTANAVLIKADSSIREEVAQVREDARRVIRIGDGLTRTVNQLGHEALGLETEVFRFQLPRPRAGGTMRVVLHQAASLRNRQAVDPLFSVENQLSELTACAFSGLTRLEDGGLEPDLAERWDADPSARRYRFYLRRGVTFHDGALLTATDVKRHLERLMDPAVRSPDRSLLEDVEGAVEFSSGLAREVSGIEVLDDSTLEIRLREPKAFFPHLMALTPTAVARVDAGGRLVGTGPFRVVSLEPERVVLERNPSYWRPTVPLLDRLEFQLVDSREEAVTRLRTGAADLVSFLSAEHVEVPGLDSFQVLASAAPFTAFIALNLRETPYDDVRVRRALRAGMNIQGAVEQFHPGARVARTLTPPELLGGAEVRGLPTPDVAMAEQLLREVGLRRLRLTLHHPAGRDTSAEDAVLFRPLLQAGLLELRHVEMAPEDYAVQLREGKLPAFHAHWLADFPDPDTFLYFLLNSAAQTVYPLSYRNAELDRITAEARVSIDPELRQQLYVRAEHLFHDDCPLIPLYHERIHAAATSSVQGLRLHQTPPQVRYEDLWVDPNTAA; encoded by the coding sequence ATGGGCGCCAAACGGTACCTCTTCACGTTCGGCCTGCTGGCCGGTCTGCTCTCCGCGCTCGTGCTCGGGGGGGTCCTCGAGTTGAGCGGTCAGCCGCTGGAGGCCTCCTCCTGGACGGTGCTGGTGCTGGCCACGCCCGCGCTGTACCTGACGGGTGGCTATCTGGCGTGGTTCCGCTGGGCGGCGCTGCGGCGACTGGCCCGGCGTCGCGTCATGGCTCGGCTGGCGGAGGGAGACCTCACCACCTCTGGCGGGCCCACCTTCGAGGGACACGAGGATGTCCGCCGCCTCATCTTGTCGCTGCGCCGTGCGTTGTCGCAGGTGCAGCGGGTGACGGCCAACCTGCACCGCACCAGCAACGACGTGAGCGAACAGGCCCTCAGCCTGCTCGAAGCGGCGCGCCGCCAGGGAGGCGCCGTGGAGCGCACGCTCCAGTCCGTCAGCGACATGGGCGGCAGCCTCCAGGTGGTGGGCAAGCGCGTGCACCAGCTCGAGGTGTTCGCCGTCGACACCACCGGCGCGCTGCTGGAGATGACGGAGCGGCTGGGACAAGTCGTCGGCGCGCTGTCGCAGGTCAACGACTTCGCCAACCACACCACCTCGCTGATGCAGGCCATGAGCGAGCGGCTGGCCAACATCGCCTCGTCGGGGGATGAGCTGGCGCGCTTCGCGAGCGAGGCCGAGGACTTCGTCGCCCTCGTCGAAGGCGGCATCGACTCCGTGCGCCGCCGCGCCAGCGAGACGAACCAGCTGGCGCTCGCGGTGACGGCCACGGCCGAGCGGGGCGAAGTGCTGGTGGCCGACAGCGTGAAGGGCATGTACCGGGTGGAGGAGACGGTCCGGAAGGCCGCGGAGCTGATGGGCACGCTGGGCTCCCGCTCCGCGGAGATTGGCCGCATCGTCGACGTCATCCAGGAGATTGCCGACCAGACCAACCTGCTCGCCCTCAACGCGGCCATCATCGCCGCCCAGGCGGGTGAGCACGGCCGGCCCTTCGGCGTGGTGGCCAACGAGATTCGCAACCTCGCCGAGCGCACCACGCGCTCCACGCGCGAAATCGGCGCCATGGTGTCCGGCATCCGCGACGCGGTGCTGACCGCGGTGACGCTGGTGCACGAAGGCCGCGAGCAGGCCACCACCGGCGTGGCGCTGGGAGACCGCGCCTCCGAGGCACTGGTGGAGATTCGCACCATCACCCAGCGCACCTTCAGCGCCGTGGAAGCCACGGTGACGGAGACGCAGCGGCTGGAGGCCCAGGGCGCCACGGTGGTGGAGGCCAGCCGGCGGGTGGCTCGGCGCGTGGAGGACGTCACGCGCATGGCCATCGAGCAGTCCGGCCACGCCCGCGAGCTGGTGCGCCAGACGATGGAGATGGCCCGCGTGGGGCATGGGGCCTCGCAGAAGGCGGAGGACCAGGCGCGCACGGGGCGCGACCTGTCCGAGGCCGTGGTGCGCCTGAGCGCGTCCATCGAGGAGCTGCGCACCGCCAACGCGGTGCTCATCAAGGCGGACTCGTCCATTCGCGAGGAGGTGGCGCAGGTGCGGGAGGACGCGCGCCGGGTCATCCGCATCGGCGATGGGCTGACGCGCACGGTGAATCAGCTGGGCCACGAGGCGCTGGGGTTGGAGACGGAGGTGTTCCGCTTCCAGCTGCCGCGGCCTCGCGCGGGCGGCACGATGCGCGTGGTGCTGCACCAGGCGGCCTCGCTGCGAAACCGCCAGGCGGTGGACCCGCTGTTCAGCGTGGAGAACCAGCTCTCGGAGCTGACCGCGTGTGCCTTCTCGGGCCTCACGCGGCTGGAGGACGGCGGGCTGGAGCCGGACCTCGCCGAGCGCTGGGACGCGGACCCGTCCGCGCGCCGCTACCGCTTCTACCTGCGCCGAGGCGTCACCTTCCACGACGGGGCGCTGCTCACCGCGACGGACGTGAAGCGCCACCTGGAGCGGCTGATGGACCCGGCCGTGCGCTCACCGGACCGCAGCCTGCTCGAGGACGTGGAGGGCGCGGTCGAGTTCTCCTCGGGACTGGCGCGCGAGGTGTCCGGCATCGAGGTGCTCGACGACTCGACGCTGGAGATTCGCCTGCGCGAGCCCAAGGCATTCTTCCCGCACTTGATGGCGCTGACGCCCACGGCGGTGGCGCGAGTGGATGCGGGGGGAAGGCTGGTGGGCACCGGCCCGTTCCGCGTCGTGTCGCTGGAGCCCGAGCGCGTGGTGCTGGAGCGCAATCCGTCCTACTGGCGCCCCACGGTGCCGCTGCTGGACCGGCTGGAGTTCCAGTTGGTGGACTCGCGCGAGGAGGCCGTCACGAGGCTGCGCACGGGCGCGGCGGACCTGGTGTCCTTCCTCTCCGCGGAGCACGTGGAGGTGCCGGGGCTCGACTCCTTCCAGGTGCTGGCCAGCGCCGCGCCCTTCACCGCCTTCATCGCCCTCAACCTGCGCGAGACGCCGTACGACGACGTGCGCGTGCGCCGGGCCCTGCGCGCGGGCATGAACATCCAGGGCGCGGTGGAGCAGTTCCACCCAGGCGCCCGCGTGGCCCGCACCCTCACCCCGCCCGAGCTGCTGGGCGGCGCGGAGGTCCGAGGACTGCCGACCCCCGACGTGGCGATGGCGGAGCAGCTCCTGCGCGAGGTGGGCCTGCGTCGGCTGCGGCTCACGCTGCATCACCCCGCCGGGCGCGACACCTCCGCCGAGGACGCGGTCCTCTTCCGTCCCCTGTTGCAGGCGGGCCTGCTGGAGCTGCGGCATGTGGAGATGGCGCCGGAGGACTACGCGGTGCAACTGCGCGAGGGGAAGCTCCCGGCCTTCCATGCCCACTGGCTGGCGGACTTCCCGGACCCGGACACGTTCCTCTACTTCCTGCTGAACTCCGCCGCGCAGACCGTCTACCCGCTGAGCTATCGCAACGCGGAGCTGGACCGCATCACCGCGGAGGCGCGCGTGTCCATCGACCCGGAGCTGCGCCAGCAGCTCTACGTGCGCGCCGAGCACCTCTTCCACGACGACTGTCCGCTCATCCCGCTGTACCACGAGCGCATCCACGCGGCGGCCACGTCGTCGGTGCAGGGACTTCGGCTGCACCAGACGCCTCCACAGGTCCGCTACGAGGACCTCTGGGTGGACCCGAACACGGCCGCGTGA
- a CDS encoding anti-sigma factor family protein has translation MYTCKDSINLLLEYLDGEMSPEEAQHLQEHLSGCSPCEEFLRTYRATPSLCKRAMAARMPKEVSNKLTEFLRSKIKSAS, from the coding sequence ATGTACACCTGTAAAGACTCAATCAACCTCCTGCTGGAATACCTCGACGGCGAGATGTCGCCCGAGGAGGCGCAGCACCTCCAGGAGCACCTGTCCGGGTGCTCGCCCTGTGAGGAGTTCTTGCGCACGTACCGGGCGACGCCCAGTTTGTGCAAGCGCGCGATGGCGGCGAGGATGCCGAAGGAGGTCAGCAACAAGCTGACCGAGTTCCTTCGCTCCAAAATCAAGTCCGCCTCGTGA